The Parvibaculum sp. DNA segment GGGTGGGACGGATGGCCGCTATGGCGCGCCTTTTCAATTTCGGGCTCTTCGGCATCGCTGGCGCGGTGGCGCTTTCGATTTCGTTTCAGCCGGCGAGCGCCGCAAAGGCGAACGGCGACTATGCCGCGTCCGATCCGGCCGCGCTCTGCGAGCAGGCAACGCGTTACCACGAAATCGAGAGCGGAATGCCGCGCGCGCTGCTGGCCGCGGTCTCGCTTGCCGAATCGGGCCGTGCCGATCCGGCGACGCGGCAGTCGCGTCCCTGGCCGTGGACCATCAATGCCGAAGGCCGCGGCTATTATTTCAAGACCAAGGAAGAAGCCGTGCGTACGACGCAGCGTCTTCTCGACGGCGGCATGCGCTCCATCGACATCGGCTGCATGCAGGTCAACCTGCGCTATCACCCCGATGCCTTCGCAAGCCTCGAAGACGGCTTCGATCCGATGACCAACGTCGCCTATGGCGCCGACTTCCTGAAGCGTCTTCACGCGCAAACCGGAAATTGGCCCAAGGCCGTCGCGTTCTACCACTCGCAAACCAGAGCGCATGGCGGCCGCTACTTCGCCCGCGTGATCCGCATCTGGGAGAACGAACGCAACCGCATCGCCAATGCAGCCTACGTCACACCCCTTCGGCCCGAACCGCGGATCGACATATCGGGCGAACTGAAACCGGCGATCGGTCCCTCACGCGAAATCGAAGCCCGCATGGCCGAGCCAATCGCCACGGCAAGCATTGTGCGCCCGGCGCCGAAAGTGCTCGACGCGGGCACGGGCCGGAACGTGCGCGAAGCGGCGGTCGCCGCCGTCGGACTGCGTCTTTCGATTGCCGACGGAGATTTCGAAGTCGCGAGCGACACGACGCAGCGCGAACTGCCGCGCGTGCTCGATCCCGTGATGGCCGACATACCGACACGCGTCGCAGAGGCGGACATACCCGGCGCCTGATATCGGGCGGGGGCAATCGGACATTCGGGGGCAAGGGGCGATGGGCGCGTTCGGCGATGCGATGAAGAGTCTGGCGGACCTTCTGAACGATTCCGTCATCTGGCAGATCGTCGACATCATGTCGGCGCTTTTCATCGTCGGCATCGGCTGCGGCGTCATTGCCATCGCCGTCCTCTTCATCATCGACAGCACCCAGACAAAGCACGCGGTGCGCCGCAACTATCCGGTGATCGGCCGCTTCCGCTATCTCTTCGAAACGCTCGGCGAATATTTCCGGCAGTATTTCTTTGCGATGGATCGCGAAGAGCTGCCCTTCAACCGCGCCCAGCGTGCCTGGGTCTATCGCGCGGCAAAGGGCGTCGACACGACGGTCGCCTTCGGCTCGACGCGCGACCTCCGCCCCGCCGGCACCGTCACTTTCGCCAACTGCCCTTTCCCGACGCTCGACCGCAATGCCGCCGACACCGCGTTGATCGAAGTCGGGCCCTATGCGCGCAAGCCCTTCCGTACCTCTTCGATCTACAACATTTCCGGCATGAGCTACGGCGCGATTTCAAAACCCGCCGTGCTGGCGCTGTCGAAAGGCGCGCGCATGGCCGGCATCTGGCTCAACACCGGCGAAGGCGGCCTATCGCCCTTCCATCTCGAAGGCGGCGCCGACATCGTCTTCCAGATCGGCACCGCGAAATACGGTTGTCGCGACGACGATGGTGGCTTGTCGGACGAGAAACTTGCGGCGCTCGCCGCACACGAACAGATCCGCATGTTCGAAATCAAGCTGAGCCAGGGCGCCAAGCCCGGCAAGGGCGGCATCCTGCCCGGCTCGAAGGTGACGCCGGAAATCGCCGCCATTCGCGGCATTCCCGCCGGTCACGATTCGATCAGCCCCAATCGCCACCCCGAAATCGACAGCATCGGCGAGCTGCTCGACTTCGTTTCTCACGTGCGTGAGGTGACGGGCAAGCCGACCGGATTCAAGCTGGTGCTCGGCGCCTATGACTGGCTCGACGAC contains these protein-coding regions:
- a CDS encoding transglycosylase SLT domain-containing protein codes for the protein MARLFNFGLFGIAGAVALSISFQPASAAKANGDYAASDPAALCEQATRYHEIESGMPRALLAAVSLAESGRADPATRQSRPWPWTINAEGRGYYFKTKEEAVRTTQRLLDGGMRSIDIGCMQVNLRYHPDAFASLEDGFDPMTNVAYGADFLKRLHAQTGNWPKAVAFYHSQTRAHGGRYFARVIRIWENERNRIANAAYVTPLRPEPRIDISGELKPAIGPSREIEARMAEPIATASIVRPAPKVLDAGTGRNVREAAVAAVGLRLSIADGDFEVASDTTQRELPRVLDPVMADIPTRVAEADIPGA
- a CDS encoding FMN-binding glutamate synthase family protein — translated: MGAFGDAMKSLADLLNDSVIWQIVDIMSALFIVGIGCGVIAIAVLFIIDSTQTKHAVRRNYPVIGRFRYLFETLGEYFRQYFFAMDREELPFNRAQRAWVYRAAKGVDTTVAFGSTRDLRPAGTVTFANCPFPTLDRNAADTALIEVGPYARKPFRTSSIYNISGMSYGAISKPAVLALSKGARMAGIWLNTGEGGLSPFHLEGGADIVFQIGTAKYGCRDDDGGLSDEKLAALAAHEQIRMFEIKLSQGAKPGKGGILPGSKVTPEIAAIRGIPAGHDSISPNRHPEIDSIGELLDFVSHVREVTGKPTGFKLVLGAYDWLDDLCAEINRRGIENAPDFISLDSADGGTGAAPMPLIDYVGLPIWESLPVLCDTLERHKLKSRIRVTASGKLITPAEVAWALCVGADFVCSARGFMFSLGCIQALQCNKNTCPTGITTHNKRLQRGLDVTDKGERVRRYAERVTQEVCVIAHSCGVTEPRRLNREHARIMGPDGVSVSLKDYYGRWADTAALPSRNGIGRPRFGADAA